A part of Brassica rapa cultivar Chiifu-401-42 chromosome A05, CAAS_Brap_v3.01, whole genome shotgun sequence genomic DNA contains:
- the LOC103866559 gene encoding mediator of DNA damage checkpoint protein 1 isoform X2: MAPKRAPPPPMQSSLHRIEKETIVSYPKQHMFLLLNPRDEDDFTKTHLDQVLKLYSEELPDMNYASNTRKQSTFLDRCVSKGKYCSLVLKSTLNGVSDEILAAITYQIVPADTQYAEIPLAAVTSTHQKKGFGKLVYEELMKRLHSVGIRIIYCWADKESEGFWVKQGFTTLAEVDQKGKAKRLHIKSNIRKALCFPGGSTLMLSHLKKEPSVNPVAGDSVKLGESFGESVYVDCLSTIRSPIDSTTTEKEQQKVISDQATTADSDFTPSLKRSWEEASLSSLQSKRIRANRNNDTKIAKEDLATSSKQSKDSSSFQVDSTKNHLPTICKRNNGENYRILLMDIGDENKRAWLTEVIRKLGGDVTMDGNMSTHIVTGKVRKTLNFCTALCSGAWIVSPSWLKESFRQSRFANETSHILHDEDYQLKYETDLKSTVLRAKARPNSLLKGYDVCVGPHVQLPVETSSAIIKSAGGNVIRGVDKVNDATKTIYIGCEEDTAEALRAAKKRVWTFSSEWLMKCVLTQQLELQVTQFVESL; encoded by the exons atggCGCCAAAGCGAGCACCACCGCCGCCGATGCAGTCCTCTCTCCACCGTATCG AGAAGGAGACAATCGTTTCTTATCCGAAACAACAcatgtttcttcttctcaaCCCTCGAGACGAAGATGATTTCACCAAAACCCATCTCGAT CAAGTGCTCAAGTTGTATAGCGAAGAGCTACCCGACATGAACTACGCTTCAAACACTCGGAAGCAATCTACATTCCTTGATAGATGCGTCTCCAAAGG CAAGTATTGTTCATTGGTTCTGAAGTCGACACTCAACGGTGTCTCAGATGAG ATATTAGCTGCAATCACCTATCAAATAGTCCCTGCTGATACACAGTATGCTGAGATACCACTTGCTGCTGTAACATCTACACACCAGAAAAAG GGTTTTGGTAAACTTGTCTATGAAGAACTAATGAAGAGGCTTCATAGTGTTGGCATTCGGATTATATACTGTTGGGCGGACAAAGAATCTGAAGGCTTCTGGGTTAAGCAG GGGTTTACAACATTAGCTGAGGTAGACCagaagggaaaagcaaagagGTTACACATTAAGTCTAACATTCGAAAAGCCTTGTGTTTCCCCGGCGGTTCTACTCTCATGCTTTCACATCTCAAAAAGGAACCTTCTGTTAATCCTGTGGCTGGAGATTCAGTTAAACTTGGAGAGAGCTTTGGTGAAAGCGTTTATGTTGACT GTCTCTCTACTATCAGAAGTCCAATAGACTCAACCACCACAGAAAAGGAACAGCAGAAAGTGATCTCTGATCAAGCTACCACAGCTGACAGTGATTTCACACCTAGCTTGAAGAGATCTTGGGAGGAAGCTTCACTGTCTTCTCTACAATCCAAAAGAATCAGGGCAAACCGCAATAATGACACTAAGATAGCTAAAGAGGATCTTGCTACCAGCTCCAAGCAATCGAAAGACAGTTCTTCCTTCCAAGTGGATTCAACCAAGAACCATCTGCCCACAATCTGCAAAAGAAACAATGGTGAGAACTACAGAATCTTGTTGATGGACATTGGAGATGAAAACAAACGAGCTTGGTTAACAGAG GTAATAAGAAAACTAGGTGGGGATGTGACCATGGACGGCAACATGAGCACACATATTGTCACTGGAAAAGTCAGAAAAACGCTTAACTTCTGCACTGCTCTTTGCTCTGG GGCTTGGATCGTGTCACCAAGCTGGTTAAAAGAAAGCTTCCGACAAAGCAGATTTGCTA ATGAAACCTCACACATACTGCACGATGAAGACTACCAGTTGAAGTATGAAACCGATCTGAAAAGCACAGTTCTTAGAGCAAAAGCTAGACCAAACTCGTTGCTTAAAGGATACGACGTATGCGTTGGACCTCACGTTCAGTTGCCTGTTGAAACTTCATCTGCTATCATAAAATCTGCTGGTGGAAAT GTGATCAGAGGGGTTGATAAGGTAAATGATGCAACAAAAACGATATACATTGGGTGCGAAGAAGACACAGCTGAGGCTTTAAGGGCAGCAAAGAAGAGGGTTTGGACATTCAGCAGTGAATGGTTAATGAAGTGTGTGTTGACGCAACAACTTGAGCTTCAAGTTACTCAGTTTGTTGAGTCCTTGTGA
- the LOC103866559 gene encoding mediator of DNA damage checkpoint protein 1 isoform X1: MAPKRAPPPPMQSSLHRIEKETIVSYPKQHMFLLLNPRDEDDFTKTHLDVSLLSPNPLESFDLFAHNHSLFCSIQQVLKLYSEELPDMNYASNTRKQSTFLDRCVSKGKYCSLVLKSTLNGVSDEILAAITYQIVPADTQYAEIPLAAVTSTHQKKGFGKLVYEELMKRLHSVGIRIIYCWADKESEGFWVKQGFTTLAEVDQKGKAKRLHIKSNIRKALCFPGGSTLMLSHLKKEPSVNPVAGDSVKLGESFGESVYVDCLSTIRSPIDSTTTEKEQQKVISDQATTADSDFTPSLKRSWEEASLSSLQSKRIRANRNNDTKIAKEDLATSSKQSKDSSSFQVDSTKNHLPTICKRNNGENYRILLMDIGDENKRAWLTEVIRKLGGDVTMDGNMSTHIVTGKVRKTLNFCTALCSGAWIVSPSWLKESFRQSRFANETSHILHDEDYQLKYETDLKSTVLRAKARPNSLLKGYDVCVGPHVQLPVETSSAIIKSAGGNVIRGVDKVNDATKTIYIGCEEDTAEALRAAKKRVWTFSSEWLMKCVLTQQLELQVTQFVESL; encoded by the exons atggCGCCAAAGCGAGCACCACCGCCGCCGATGCAGTCCTCTCTCCACCGTATCG AGAAGGAGACAATCGTTTCTTATCCGAAACAACAcatgtttcttcttctcaaCCCTCGAGACGAAGATGATTTCACCAAAACCCATCTCGATGTTAGTCTACTCTCACCAAACCCACTtgaaagttttgatctttttgctcATAACCACTCGTTGTTTTGCTCGATTCAGCAAGTGCTCAAGTTGTATAGCGAAGAGCTACCCGACATGAACTACGCTTCAAACACTCGGAAGCAATCTACATTCCTTGATAGATGCGTCTCCAAAGG CAAGTATTGTTCATTGGTTCTGAAGTCGACACTCAACGGTGTCTCAGATGAG ATATTAGCTGCAATCACCTATCAAATAGTCCCTGCTGATACACAGTATGCTGAGATACCACTTGCTGCTGTAACATCTACACACCAGAAAAAG GGTTTTGGTAAACTTGTCTATGAAGAACTAATGAAGAGGCTTCATAGTGTTGGCATTCGGATTATATACTGTTGGGCGGACAAAGAATCTGAAGGCTTCTGGGTTAAGCAG GGGTTTACAACATTAGCTGAGGTAGACCagaagggaaaagcaaagagGTTACACATTAAGTCTAACATTCGAAAAGCCTTGTGTTTCCCCGGCGGTTCTACTCTCATGCTTTCACATCTCAAAAAGGAACCTTCTGTTAATCCTGTGGCTGGAGATTCAGTTAAACTTGGAGAGAGCTTTGGTGAAAGCGTTTATGTTGACT GTCTCTCTACTATCAGAAGTCCAATAGACTCAACCACCACAGAAAAGGAACAGCAGAAAGTGATCTCTGATCAAGCTACCACAGCTGACAGTGATTTCACACCTAGCTTGAAGAGATCTTGGGAGGAAGCTTCACTGTCTTCTCTACAATCCAAAAGAATCAGGGCAAACCGCAATAATGACACTAAGATAGCTAAAGAGGATCTTGCTACCAGCTCCAAGCAATCGAAAGACAGTTCTTCCTTCCAAGTGGATTCAACCAAGAACCATCTGCCCACAATCTGCAAAAGAAACAATGGTGAGAACTACAGAATCTTGTTGATGGACATTGGAGATGAAAACAAACGAGCTTGGTTAACAGAG GTAATAAGAAAACTAGGTGGGGATGTGACCATGGACGGCAACATGAGCACACATATTGTCACTGGAAAAGTCAGAAAAACGCTTAACTTCTGCACTGCTCTTTGCTCTGG GGCTTGGATCGTGTCACCAAGCTGGTTAAAAGAAAGCTTCCGACAAAGCAGATTTGCTA ATGAAACCTCACACATACTGCACGATGAAGACTACCAGTTGAAGTATGAAACCGATCTGAAAAGCACAGTTCTTAGAGCAAAAGCTAGACCAAACTCGTTGCTTAAAGGATACGACGTATGCGTTGGACCTCACGTTCAGTTGCCTGTTGAAACTTCATCTGCTATCATAAAATCTGCTGGTGGAAAT GTGATCAGAGGGGTTGATAAGGTAAATGATGCAACAAAAACGATATACATTGGGTGCGAAGAAGACACAGCTGAGGCTTTAAGGGCAGCAAAGAAGAGGGTTTGGACATTCAGCAGTGAATGGTTAATGAAGTGTGTGTTGACGCAACAACTTGAGCTTCAAGTTACTCAGTTTGTTGAGTCCTTGTGA
- the LOC103866556 gene encoding cysteine-rich and transmembrane domain-containing protein WIH2 — MSQPPVGVPPPQGYPPEGYSKDAYPPQGYPPQGYPPQGYPPQQGYPPQGYPPQGYPPQQGYPPQQGYPPQGYPPPYAPQYPPPPPQQHQPQKSGPGCLEGCLAALCCCCLLDACF; from the exons ATGAGCCAACCTCCCGTCGGTGTTCCTCCTCCTCAAG GTTATCCGCCCGAGGGATATTCGAAAGATGCTTATCCACCGCAAGGATATCCTCCTCAGGGCTATCCGCCGCAAGGCTACCCTCCGCAGCAAGGATATCCGCCGCAAGGCTACCCTCCACAAGGCTATCCACCGCAGCAAGGCTATCCACCGCAGCAGGGCTATCCTCCGCAAGGTTATCCTCCTCCTTATGCGCCTCAATATCCTCCGCCACCACCGCAGCAGCACCAGCCACAAAAGTCCGGTCCTGGGTGTCTAGAAGGATG TCTTGCTGCTCTGTGTTGTTGCTGTCTCTTGGATGCTTGCTTCTGA
- the LOC103866558 gene encoding embryo-specific protein ATS3A, translating into MLRLSLFLFALCFLTTSSYARSFVTTKPRPVDSFLPKPKLENAGVCSYTVIIKTSCSSVSYTRDKISIAFGDVYGNEVYVKRLDDPHSRAFERCSSDTYRITGPCMRDVCYLYLLRQGYDGWKPENVKIYGSYIRSVTFYYNLFLPNSVWYGFNVCNGIVNANDKSSQPIIASTASM; encoded by the exons ATGCTCAGGTTATCTTTATTTCTCTTTGCACTATGCTTTTTAACAACGTCTTCCTATGCGAGATCCTTCGTCACCACAAAACCTAGGCCGGTTGATTCGTTTCTTCCTAAACCAAAGCTAGAG AATGCGGGTGTGTGTTCTTACACGGTGATCATTAAGACAAGCTGTTCCTCGGTGTCTTACACCAGAGATAAGATCAGTATTGCCTTTGGTGATGTGTACGGCAACGAG GTATACGTGAAGAGACTAGACGATCCACACTCAAGGGCATTTGAAAGGTGTTCTTCCGATACATACAGGATAACAGGACCGTGTATGCGTGACGTATGTTATCTCTACCTACTCAGACAAGGATACGACGGCTGGAAACCAGAGAACGTCAAGATCTATGGCTCATACATCAGATCAGTCACTTTCTACTATAACCTCTTCTTGCCTAACTCCGTTTGGTACGGCTTCAACGTCTGCAACGGCATTGTCAATGCTAATGACAAGTCTTCTCaacccatcattgcctccactGCGTCTATGTAA
- the LOC103866555 gene encoding probable calcium-binding protein CML35, which translates to MKLAASLKRVFRSKSKGSVSRSEPSSFSSAASSSSSDGGSYGKLKPGPAATPVSVLPQSSGDFYSELVEAFKLIDRDDDGVVSRKDLAALLSRLSPEPPSPEEVSMMLREVDADGCISLEELASRVAGTSSGEGCIETEEMREVFEFFDADRDGRISAEELHRVFGVIGDERCTLEDCVRMIATVDRNGDGFVRFDDFRRMMELQAPATNDHH; encoded by the coding sequence ATGAAGCTCGCCGCTAGCCTCAAGCGTGTGTTCCGCTCCAAGTCCAAAGGTTCTGTCTCAAGATCCGAACCTTCTTCCTTCAGCTCCGccgcttcttcctcctcctccgacGGTGGCTCATACGGTAAACTCAAGCCAGGCCCCGCCGCTACACCCGTCAGTGTTCTTCCGCAAAGCTCCGGTGATTTCTACTCCGAGCTGGTCGAAGCGTTTAAGCTGATAGACCGAGACGACGACGGTGTGGTTTCAAGAAAAGATCTAGCGGCGCTTCTTAGCAGGCTCAGCCCTGAACCGCCGAGTCCTGAAGAGGTGAGTATGATGCTCAGAGAAGTAGATGCTGATGGTTGTATCAGCCTCGAAGAGCTAGCTAGCCGCGTGGCTGGAACCTCCTCCGGTGAAGGGTGTATAGAGACGGAGGAGATGAGGGAGGTGTTTGAGTTTTTCGACGCGGACCGCGACGGGAGAATCTCGGCGGAGGAGTTGCATAGAGTTTTTGGAGTTATCGGAGACGAGCGGTGCACGTTAGAGGACTGTGTGCGTATGATAGCGACTGTTGATAGGAACGGTGATGGTTTTGTTCGGTTCGATGACTTTCGCCGTATGATGGAGCTTCAGGCTCCAGCGACGAATGATCATCATTGA